In one Methanobrevibacter arboriphilus genomic region, the following are encoded:
- a CDS encoding ATP-binding protein — MLVDKDKCTGCGECKDICPKGQKIWKINKTAHADNLEYCHVCTLCASKCPEGAITIERNAPNEEKEIKRLKKAKSGKSKLGI; from the coding sequence ATATTAGTTGATAAAGATAAATGTACTGGTTGTGGAGAATGCAAAGATATATGTCCTAAAGGCCAAAAAATCTGGAAAATAAATAAAACAGCACATGCAGATAATCTTGAATATTGTCATGTGTGTACCCTATGTGCATCAAAGTGTCCAGAAGGAGCAATAACCATAGAAAGAAATGCTCCAAATGAAGAAAAAGAAATAAAAAGACTCAAAAAAGCAAAGTCTGGAAAAAGCAAATTAGGGATTTAA
- a CDS encoding ammonium transporter, which yields MEGILNAGDTSWVLISTILVLLMSIPGIAFFYGGLAKKKNVLNTMFLTLIAFSIVTIIWIAFGYELGFGNSISGFIGYPTSIMLHDVGINSITGTIPTYVYIAFQLTFAGLTAALISGAIVGRMKFSAWVVFVVLWTIGVYIPITHWVWGGGWLMNMGVIDFAGGTVVEICSGLSALALALIIGRRKDRSLLPHNLGYTVLGAGFLWFGWLGFNGGSALTAGGLAASALLVSNLGAAVGLLTWVCIDIWREGKPTVLGAISGAISALVAMTPAAGFVNADGAVVIGFFAAILSYIAISYIKPKFDYDDALDVFGIHGVSGIWGTIATGIFAVVAVGGVSGLIEGNANQLLIQLIATVSTMAYAFVITLIIGKFIDWTIGLRVSEKEEIEGLDTHVHEESGYRL from the coding sequence ATGGAAGGAATACTAAATGCAGGGGATACTTCATGGGTTCTTATTTCTACTATCTTAGTACTTTTAATGAGTATCCCAGGGATTGCTTTTTTTTATGGTGGCTTAGCTAAAAAGAAAAATGTTTTAAATACTATGTTTTTAACTTTAATTGCTTTTTCAATAGTAACGATAATTTGGATAGCTTTTGGTTATGAACTTGGGTTTGGAAATTCTATTTCAGGTTTTATTGGATATCCTACAAGTATAATGTTACATGATGTTGGAATAAATTCAATAACAGGCACAATACCTACATATGTTTATATAGCTTTTCAACTAACTTTTGCAGGGTTGACAGCAGCTCTTATTTCTGGAGCTATTGTTGGAAGAATGAAATTTTCAGCATGGGTTGTTTTTGTAGTGCTTTGGACAATTGGTGTTTACATTCCTATCACTCACTGGGTTTGGGGTGGTGGATGGCTAATGAACATGGGTGTTATTGATTTTGCTGGAGGAACAGTCGTTGAAATATGTTCTGGTCTTTCTGCATTAGCATTAGCTCTTATAATTGGAAGAAGAAAAGACAGATCTCTATTACCACATAATTTGGGATACACTGTATTGGGTGCAGGATTTCTATGGTTTGGATGGCTAGGTTTTAATGGAGGTTCTGCTTTAACTGCAGGAGGTCTTGCTGCATCAGCTTTATTAGTTAGTAACTTAGGAGCTGCAGTAGGTCTTTTAACATGGGTTTGTATTGATATTTGGAGAGAAGGAAAACCAACTGTACTTGGAGCTATTTCTGGGGCTATTTCTGCTCTTGTTGCTATGACTCCTGCCGCGGGATTTGTAAATGCTGATGGTGCAGTTGTAATTGGATTTTTTGCAGCAATCTTATCATATATAGCTATTAGTTATATTAAACCAAAATTTGACTATGATGATGCTCTAGATGTTTTTGGAATACATGGAGTATCGGGTATTTGGGGAACTATAGCCACAGGAATTTTTGCAGTAGTTGCTGTTGGAGGTGTTTCAGGATTAATAGAAGGTAATGCTAATCAACTTTTAATTCAATTAATTGCTACAGTTTCTACAATGGCTTATGCATTTGTAATAACATTGATAATAGGTAAATTCATTGATTGGACAATTGGCCTTAGAGTATCTGAAAAAGAAGAAATAGAAGGTTTGGATACTCATGTCCATGAAGAATCTGGCTATAGATTATAA
- a CDS encoding oligosaccharide repeat unit polymerase family protein — MKIKHKIKEKYGNIDIFNPYIVIFFIIIFILVSLPMLYFSDELPRPSFQVYLYILLGIIFFIIGIKFPKILSKLSKKFNKKIKTLNKIKKKKLESLPSFKISSYYKNNENKNNNGNKFKNFEFIVLSIVLIGLLLQIINFILLGGIPLFSGFLKAEAATKIWLFSYIFFIIGINILLAKYNRKIYYLLLIIGLGLFSLTGYRTTPMAILLSSFITLYYSRNLKIKYQILFGIIIIFLMTIIGFIAVQSIEWQHWRLNALELISYRAGFTINILDRTIPLAGSTQGELFYYTLTGFFKSVDPRVLVGQAVLGENHSITSTIFGPAILDFGWIGMSIQMFLIGFILKMLYIIQKHLKSIATAIYGIILGQTLIWIETGPTDIIVWFFYILGIITIIYYIYKIDYIYNLENYYKL, encoded by the coding sequence ATGAAGATAAAACACAAAATCAAAGAAAAATATGGAAATATAGACATATTCAATCCCTATATAGTTATATTTTTTATAATAATCTTTATACTTGTATCTTTACCTATGCTATATTTTTCTGATGAGTTACCAAGACCATCATTTCAAGTGTATCTTTATATTTTATTAGGTATTATATTCTTTATTATTGGTATTAAATTCCCAAAAATACTATCAAAATTGTCAAAAAAGTTCAATAAAAAAATAAAAACTCTAAATAAAATAAAAAAAAAGAAATTAGAATCGTTACCTTCATTTAAAATAAGTAGTTATTATAAAAATAATGAAAATAAAAATAATAATGGTAATAAATTCAAGAATTTTGAGTTTATTGTATTATCCATAGTTCTAATTGGATTATTACTACAAATAATTAATTTCATATTACTTGGAGGAATTCCCCTATTTAGTGGGTTTTTAAAAGCAGAGGCTGCAACTAAAATATGGTTATTCTCTTATATATTCTTCATAATAGGAATAAATATACTTTTAGCTAAGTATAATAGAAAAATTTATTATTTATTGCTTATAATTGGATTAGGACTTTTTTCACTGACCGGGTATAGAACAACACCAATGGCAATTTTATTAAGCTCTTTTATAACATTATACTACTCAAGAAATTTAAAAATAAAGTACCAAATACTTTTTGGAATTATAATAATTTTTTTAATGACTATTATAGGTTTTATAGCTGTGCAATCAATTGAATGGCAGCATTGGAGATTAAATGCATTAGAACTAATATCCTATAGAGCAGGTTTTACAATTAATATTCTAGATAGAACAATCCCACTAGCTGGTTCAACACAAGGAGAACTATTTTATTATACATTAACAGGATTTTTTAAATCTGTAGATCCTCGTGTGCTTGTTGGACAAGCTGTATTAGGAGAAAATCATTCTATAACTTCAACAATATTTGGTCCTGCCATACTGGACTTTGGATGGATTGGAATGAGCATTCAAATGTTTTTAATAGGATTTATATTAAAAATGTTATATATAATTCAAAAACATTTGAAAAGCATAGCTACTGCTATCTATGGAATAATTTTAGGACAAACTTTAATTTGGATTGAAACAGGTCCTACAGACATAATAGTTTGGTTTTTTTATATTTTAGGAATTATTACAATAATATATTATATTTATAAAATAGATTATATTTATAATCTAGAAAATTATTATAAGCTATAA
- a CDS encoding DUF354 domain-containing protein: MEKITIAIACELAPAKTLIPIIKKIKKMENLGKLNWKKSKIICLTHGSGVKELLEPYCDEFYSIGKGRGSGKVKRNNFELAYLIFKDIIKAILGLRGKGIDLLITCGNAGDVRKSISAANLLKIPAIHIEQDIYNPIETIAFSNLVTVPSKSYKNYLSEKYHIDSTENIQGYPMVNYIVDCVTNNHLLDNEDIKKDYGYSKFILVVLGGDLKTSDIKKLINILEKINLPTLIAPYRFKKELIQDMIKSNKIKVLDEFVDLLSLMKSSNLMIYGAGMGMTIEAGVLEIPSIKIAGFHKEHGSVDLANDLKIPILEIEEVSDFLDEFKDNHQDKYDHENKHTHENKDNNKCKDNHEDKNSYDDKYEDYMLKMLKNKLPRPESEKLIKNSEIAVENFVDIINNFNLKNPPKKSGLKSMKAIWKKRSEFR; encoded by the coding sequence TTGGAAAAAATTACTATAGCAATTGCATGTGAATTAGCTCCTGCAAAAACACTTATTCCTATTATAAAAAAAATAAAAAAAATGGAAAATTTAGGAAAATTAAATTGGAAAAAAAGCAAAATAATCTGTTTAACCCATGGATCAGGTGTTAAAGAACTACTTGAACCATATTGTGATGAATTTTATTCAATTGGAAAAGGTAGGGGTTCTGGAAAAGTAAAAAGAAATAATTTTGAACTTGCATATCTAATTTTCAAAGACATTATTAAAGCAATCTTAGGATTGAGAGGAAAAGGGATAGATCTTTTAATTACCTGTGGAAATGCTGGTGATGTTAGAAAATCTATATCAGCTGCTAATTTACTTAAAATTCCTGCAATACATATAGAACAAGATATATATAATCCAATTGAAACAATTGCATTTTCTAATTTAGTAACAGTACCTTCAAAAAGTTATAAAAATTATTTAAGTGAAAAATACCATATAGATTCTACTGAAAACATTCAGGGTTATCCTATGGTTAATTATATTGTTGATTGTGTTACTAATAATCATTTATTAGATAATGAAGATATAAAAAAGGATTATGGTTATTCAAAATTTATATTAGTAGTTTTAGGAGGAGATTTAAAAACTAGCGATATAAAAAAGCTAATAAATATTCTAGAAAAAATAAATCTTCCAACACTTATAGCACCATATCGTTTTAAAAAAGAATTAATTCAAGATATGATAAAATCTAATAAAATTAAAGTTTTAGATGAGTTTGTTGATTTATTAAGTTTAATGAAATCTTCAAATCTTATGATTTATGGAGCTGGTATGGGAATGACAATAGAAGCAGGTGTTTTAGAAATCCCTTCAATAAAAATAGCAGGGTTTCATAAAGAACATGGTAGTGTAGATTTAGCAAATGATTTAAAAATTCCAATACTTGAAATAGAAGAAGTTTCAGATTTTTTAGATGAATTTAAAGATAACCATCAGGATAAATATGATCATGAAAACAAACATACACATGAAAACAAAGATAACAATAAATGCAAAGATAATCATGAAGATAAAAATAGTTATGATGACAAATATGAGGATTATATGTTAAAAATGTTAAAAAATAAGCTTCCAAGACCAGAAAGTGAAAAATTAATTAAAAATAGTGAAATTGCTGTTGAAAATTTTGTAGATATTATTAACAATTTTAATCTAAAAAATCCTCCTAAGAAAAGTGGTTTAAAGTCTATGAAAGCGATTTGGAAAAAAAGATCAGAGTTTAGATAA
- a CDS encoding F420-dependent methylenetetrahydromethanopterin dehydrogenase: protein MVVKIGIIKSGNIGTSPVLDLLLDERADRPNIDVRIIGSGAKMNPEQVEEVTPKVKDFDPDFAIFISPNPGAPGPAKARELLSGYDIPAVIIGDAPGAGKKDEMDEQGLGYIIVKGDPMIGARRELLDPTEMASFNADVIKVLALTGAYRVVQNAIDALIEAAEAGKELELPKIILTAEKAVEAAGFTNPYAKAKAIAAYEAAGKVADIDTKGCFMVRDANQYIPLVAAAHELIGTAAKLATEAREIEKANDSVLRTPHAGDGSIVSKTKLLDKPS, encoded by the coding sequence ATGGTTGTCAAAATTGGAATTATAAAAAGTGGTAATATTGGTACTTCTCCAGTATTAGATTTATTACTCGATGAACGTGCTGATAGACCTAACATAGATGTTCGAATTATCGGTTCTGGAGCTAAAATGAACCCAGAACAAGTAGAAGAAGTAACTCCAAAAGTTAAAGACTTTGACCCAGATTTTGCTATATTTATAAGTCCTAACCCAGGTGCACCTGGACCAGCTAAAGCAAGAGAACTTTTATCTGGATATGACATTCCTGCTGTAATTATAGGGGATGCTCCAGGAGCTGGAAAGAAGGATGAAATGGATGAACAAGGTTTAGGATATATAATTGTTAAAGGAGACCCAATGATTGGAGCAAGAAGAGAATTACTCGATCCAACAGAAATGGCTTCTTTCAATGCAGATGTTATTAAAGTTTTAGCTTTAACTGGTGCTTACAGAGTAGTTCAAAATGCTATTGATGCTCTTATTGAAGCAGCTGAAGCTGGTAAAGAATTAGAATTACCAAAAATCATATTAACTGCTGAAAAAGCTGTTGAAGCTGCAGGATTCACTAATCCTTATGCAAAAGCAAAAGCTATTGCTGCGTACGAAGCGGCTGGTAAAGTAGCAGACATTGATACTAAAGGTTGTTTCATGGTTCGTGATGCTAATCAATATATACCACTCGTAGCTGCTGCTCATGAGTTAATTGGAACTGCTGCTAAACTCGCAACTGAAGCAAGAGAAATTGAAAAAGCTAATGACTCAGTTTTAAGAACTCCACACGCTGGTGACGGTTCTATTGTTTCAAAAACTAAATTGTTAGATAAACCATCCTAA
- a CDS encoding TrpB-like pyridoxal phosphate-dependent enzyme, whose translation MMYKIELSSDEVPKKWYNINADLPSEIPPPKNSEGKNQIEYLPKIFSKGVLEQEFSTERYINIPNEVRELYMRMGRPSPLFRAKGLEDKLNTPAKIYFKREDSSPTGSHKLNSAIPQAYYAKKDGIERLTTETGAGQWGTALSLACSQVDLDCTVYMVKVSFDQKPFRKVIMGIYGGEVHASPSKYTEAGRKTLAENPDHPGSLGIAISEAIEDALDNEHAYYSIGSALNHVMLHQTIIGQEVKTQLEIAEEEPDVMIGCVGGGSNFAGFTFPFIKDKIDGNSDCEFIGVEPSSCPTLTEGKYDFDFGDTTGLTPLIKMFTLGHDFVAPSVHAGGLRYHGMSPQVSLLKKEGIIDAKSATQKEVFKAGILFAKSEGIVPAPESTHAIKVAIDEAKKCKETGEEKTIVFNLSGHGLLDLVGYDKFLSNQLSSDN comes from the coding sequence ATTATGTATAAAATAGAATTATCTTCCGATGAAGTACCAAAAAAATGGTATAATATTAATGCAGATCTTCCTTCTGAAATTCCTCCTCCAAAAAATAGTGAGGGTAAAAATCAGATTGAATATCTCCCTAAGATTTTTTCAAAAGGAGTTCTTGAACAAGAATTTTCAACAGAAAGATATATTAATATCCCAAATGAAGTAAGGGAATTATATATGAGAATGGGTAGGCCAAGCCCTTTATTTAGAGCTAAAGGTCTAGAAGATAAGTTAAACACTCCTGCAAAAATATATTTTAAAAGAGAAGATTCTTCTCCAACTGGCAGCCATAAGCTAAATAGTGCAATTCCACAAGCATATTATGCAAAAAAAGATGGAATTGAAAGGTTGACAACAGAAACAGGTGCTGGACAATGGGGTACTGCTCTTTCACTTGCTTGTTCTCAAGTTGATTTGGATTGCACTGTTTATATGGTTAAAGTATCTTTTGATCAAAAGCCTTTCAGAAAAGTCATAATGGGCATCTATGGAGGGGAAGTTCATGCTTCTCCAAGTAAATATACAGAAGCTGGAAGAAAAACTTTAGCTGAAAATCCAGATCATCCAGGATCTCTTGGAATAGCTATTTCTGAAGCTATTGAAGATGCGTTAGATAATGAACATGCATATTACTCAATTGGTAGTGCTTTAAATCATGTAATGTTACATCAAACAATCATTGGCCAAGAAGTTAAAACACAATTAGAGATTGCTGAAGAAGAACCTGATGTAATGATTGGATGTGTTGGTGGTGGAAGTAATTTTGCAGGATTTACATTCCCTTTTATTAAAGATAAAATTGATGGTAATAGTGATTGTGAGTTTATAGGTGTTGAGCCTAGTTCCTGCCCTACTTTGACTGAAGGTAAATATGATTTTGATTTTGGAGATACTACTGGTTTAACTCCTCTTATTAAAATGTTCACATTAGGGCATGATTTTGTAGCTCCTTCTGTACATGCAGGTGGACTTAGATATCATGGTATGTCTCCTCAAGTTTCTTTACTTAAAAAAGAAGGGATTATTGATGCTAAATCTGCTACTCAGAAAGAAGTTTTCAAGGCAGGTATTTTATTTGCTAAATCTGAAGGTATTGTACCTGCACCAGAATCTACTCATGCTATTAAAGTTGCTATTGATGAAGCTAAAAAATGTAAAGAAACTGGAGAAGAAAAAACGATTGTCTTTAATTTATCTGGACATGGTTTGCTTGATCTTGTAGGATATGATAAATTTCTTTCTAATCAGTTATCTTCTGATAATTGA
- a CDS encoding P-II family nitrogen regulator codes for MKKIVAIIRQEKLEDVKNALVEVGCQGMNLSEVKGKGRQRGLREYYRGHNYCIEFLPKTKLEIVVNDNQVEEVVDAIIKSGRTGEIGDGKIFISNIEEVIRIRTGEKGEKAV; via the coding sequence ATGAAAAAAATTGTAGCTATTATTCGTCAGGAAAAATTAGAAGATGTTAAAAATGCACTTGTCGAAGTTGGTTGTCAAGGAATGAATTTATCTGAAGTTAAAGGAAAAGGAAGACAAAGAGGGCTAAGAGAGTATTATAGAGGTCATAATTACTGTATAGAATTTCTTCCAAAAACAAAATTAGAGATAGTTGTTAATGATAATCAAGTTGAGGAGGTTGTAGATGCTATTATTAAAAGTGGTCGAACAGGGGAAATTGGAGATGGAAAAATATTTATTTCTAATATTGAAGAGGTTATAAGAATAAGAACTGGTGAAAAAGGAGAAAAAGCAGTTTAA
- a CDS encoding TOBE domain-containing protein: MTEVKAGVEYKINVGDKNFLLNEKKFNLLNNINITGSITKAAKLTKISYRTSLNYIEKIETSLEIAVVSTTKGGKGGGGSAKLTSEGRLILKECKKINAIMELHKEVNEIEAEVISVNKEKQVMTIEMKDLNMTIPLNEKYEVGDNILALISYDNIFIMLEEQKSSVRNILKGKIVEISLSGEMIRVKADVGGIYLYSNITRSAEENLKLRLGKEIYLGFKAVSIATLKL, encoded by the coding sequence ATGACAGAAGTCAAAGCGGGTGTAGAATATAAAATAAATGTTGGGGATAAAAATTTTCTCCTTAATGAAAAAAAGTTTAATCTCCTTAACAATATAAACATAACAGGTTCTATTACAAAAGCAGCTAAACTAACAAAAATATCTTATAGAACATCTCTTAATTATATAGAAAAAATTGAGACTTCATTAGAAATAGCTGTTGTTTCAACTACAAAAGGAGGTAAAGGAGGAGGAGGTAGTGCAAAATTAACTTCAGAAGGCAGATTAATTTTAAAAGAATGTAAAAAAATTAATGCAATTATGGAACTCCATAAAGAAGTAAACGAGATTGAAGCTGAAGTTATTTCAGTGAACAAAGAAAAGCAGGTTATGACCATTGAGATGAAAGACCTTAATATGACAATTCCTTTAAATGAAAAATATGAAGTTGGAGACAATATTTTAGCTCTAATAAGTTATGATAATATATTTATAATGTTAGAAGAGCAAAAATCAAGTGTTAGAAATATATTAAAAGGAAAAATAGTTGAAATAAGTCTTAGTGGAGAAATGATAAGAGTTAAAGCAGATGTTGGTGGAATTTATTTATATTCAAACATAACTCGTTCAGCAGAAGAAAATCTTAAGTTAAGATTAGGAAAAGAAATTTATCTTGGTTTCAAAGCTGTTTCAATAGCAACATTGAAGCTTTAG
- a CDS encoding flavodoxin family protein yields MFIVGICGSPRKKATEYVLDKSLEDLKKQGFETEMFTVRGKEINPCRHCDYCLKKKECVMKDDMFDVYDLLRKADGIILASPMYNGSISSQIKAVMDRCRALGAEDINLLKGKIGMSIAVGGDRAGGQELAIQQINTYYILSGIIPVSGGPFGANLGATLWSQDTLEGVKKDEYGFKTLNKTLKRFVEFLNYYKQ; encoded by the coding sequence ATGTTTATTGTAGGAATTTGTGGAAGTCCAAGAAAAAAAGCTACTGAGTATGTTCTTGATAAATCTTTAGAGGATTTAAAAAAACAAGGCTTTGAAACTGAAATGTTCACTGTACGGGGCAAAGAAATAAATCCTTGTCGGCACTGTGATTATTGTTTAAAAAAGAAAGAATGTGTAATGAAGGATGACATGTTTGATGTTTATGATTTGCTTAGAAAAGCAGATGGAATTATACTTGCAAGTCCAATGTATAATGGATCAATTTCATCACAAATTAAAGCTGTAATGGATAGATGCCGAGCTCTTGGTGCTGAAGATATTAATTTACTTAAAGGTAAAATAGGTATGTCAATTGCTGTTGGAGGTGACAGGGCTGGAGGGCAAGAATTAGCTATTCAACAGATTAACACTTATTATATTTTAAGTGGAATAATTCCTGTAAGTGGAGGTCCTTTTGGAGCTAATCTTGGAGCTACTTTATGGTCACAAGATACACTAGAAGGTGTAAAAAAAGATGAATATGGCTTTAAAACTTTAAATAAAACTTTAAAACGATTTGTTGAATTTTTAAATTATTATAAACAATAA
- the cfbB gene encoding Ni-sirohydrochlorin a,c-diamide synthase, protein MRIVLAGTGSAVGKTTISTGIMKVLSDEMNVQPFKVGPDYIDPSYHSLATKNPPRNLDSFFMNEDQIRSSFVRGLEISKAEIGVIEGVRGLYEGISPTGDVGNTASIAKALNAPVILILNARSLVKSAAAVVLGFKTLDPNVKIEGVILNKVKGKRHYLKAKEAIEKLSNTKVIGGIPRDDDLIVKERHLGLIPALEKERIANNIDKWANVIRENIDLDALKNIAKSNSKVKTDSKTELWTSENKKKTKIAVALDEAFNFYYTENFESLEDNNAKLIYFSPYNDDEIPDVDALYLGGGYPEIFAKELEFNQSMRKSINKFHNNGNPIYGECGGLLYLSKSIDGFKMCDVIPHPSKMTDKVQGLSYVIAKSNKDNLISKKDDIFRGHEFHYTKLQIEKNLLNNVDFALDIQRGRGIINNHDGISIGNTLASYLHIHACSCPNFAHNFTNNIIEL, encoded by the coding sequence ATGAGAATTGTATTGGCTGGAACTGGTAGTGCGGTAGGTAAAACAACTATTTCAACAGGAATTATGAAAGTATTATCTGATGAAATGAATGTACAACCTTTTAAAGTTGGTCCTGATTATATTGATCCTTCATATCACTCGTTAGCTACAAAAAACCCTCCTAGAAATCTTGATTCATTTTTCATGAATGAGGATCAAATTAGAAGCTCATTTGTTAGAGGTTTAGAAATTTCTAAAGCTGAAATTGGGGTTATAGAAGGTGTTAGGGGACTTTATGAAGGTATTAGTCCTACAGGGGATGTTGGAAATACTGCTTCAATAGCTAAAGCTTTAAATGCTCCAGTTATACTTATTTTAAATGCTCGTAGTCTTGTAAAAAGTGCAGCTGCCGTTGTTTTAGGGTTTAAAACTCTTGATCCTAATGTTAAAATTGAGGGAGTAATACTTAATAAAGTTAAAGGGAAACGTCATTATCTTAAAGCTAAAGAAGCTATTGAAAAACTTTCTAATACCAAAGTAATTGGGGGAATCCCTCGTGACGATGATTTGATAGTAAAAGAACGACATTTAGGTTTGATACCAGCATTAGAAAAAGAAAGAATTGCTAATAATATTGATAAATGGGCTAATGTTATTAGAGAAAATATTGACTTAGATGCTTTAAAAAATATAGCAAAATCAAATTCAAAAGTTAAAACAGATTCCAAAACTGAACTTTGGACTTCTGAAAATAAAAAAAAGACAAAAATTGCAGTAGCTCTTGATGAAGCGTTTAATTTTTATTACACTGAAAATTTTGAAAGTTTAGAAGATAATAATGCAAAATTGATCTATTTTAGTCCTTACAATGATGATGAGATCCCTGATGTTGATGCTCTCTATCTTGGAGGAGGATATCCTGAAATTTTTGCAAAGGAGCTAGAATTTAATCAATCTATGCGAAAATCTATTAATAAATTCCATAATAATGGTAATCCTATTTATGGGGAATGTGGAGGTTTATTGTATTTATCCAAATCTATTGATGGGTTTAAAATGTGTGATGTTATTCCTCATCCTTCTAAAATGACTGATAAGGTTCAAGGTCTTAGTTATGTAATCGCTAAGTCAAATAAAGATAACCTTATTTCAAAAAAGGATGATATATTTAGAGGACATGAATTTCATTATACAAAGCTTCAAATTGAGAAAAATCTTCTTAATAATGTTGATTTTGCTTTAGATATTCAAAGAGGAAGAGGAATAATTAATAATCATGATGGTATTTCTATTGGAAATACTCTAGCTAGTTATCTTCATATTCATGCTTGTTCTTGTCCTAATTTTGCACATAATTTTACAAATAATATAATTGAATTATAA
- the hisB gene encoding imidazoleglycerol-phosphate dehydratase HisB, producing MEKNRLAKVSRKTSETDIRIKINLDGEGKYNVNSGINFFNHMLESFSKHSMIDLDIQAIGDIDIDDHHTIEDVGILLGEAFLEAIGDKKGIKRMSHAIVPMDDSLATVAIDISGRSYFKANFEFNNDKIGDMTSDTIKHFFESFASSGKVNLNISAEGSNDHHKAEAIFKAFAKSLHDACKIEHDSIPSTKGIL from the coding sequence ATGGAGAAAAATAGATTAGCCAAAGTTTCAAGAAAAACATCTGAAACAGATATTAGAATAAAGATTAATTTAGATGGTGAAGGAAAATACAATGTCAATAGTGGGATAAATTTCTTTAATCATATGCTTGAATCATTTTCAAAACACAGCATGATTGATCTAGATATCCAAGCCATAGGAGATATAGATATAGATGACCATCATACAATAGAAGATGTTGGAATCTTACTTGGAGAAGCATTTTTAGAGGCTATTGGAGATAAAAAAGGAATCAAAAGAATGTCTCATGCAATAGTACCTATGGATGATTCTTTAGCTACAGTAGCAATTGATATAAGTGGACGTAGCTATTTCAAAGCTAATTTCGAATTTAATAATGATAAAATTGGAGATATGACTAGTGATACGATTAAACACTTTTTTGAATCTTTCGCAAGTTCAGGAAAAGTAAATCTAAATATATCTGCTGAAGGTTCAAATGACCACCACAAAGCTGAAGCAATATTCAAAGCATTTGCAAAATCACTACATGATGCTTGTAAAATAGAGCATGACTCAATTCCAAGTACTAAAGGAATACTTTAA